AGACTTACTTTGTATTGTTTTGCATGAAGAGCCCACTAGGGGCAGCCTAGATGACAATGTATAGATGGCAGTGTGGGGACCTGACTCTCTTGTCccgataaaataaataattagatTTCAGAATTATGACTTGGTTAACTTGTTGGTATCTTTTCTATATATGATTTATAGATTTgatttgtttcatttatttttttagatgttACTGAGGACCTTTTTCAAGCATGTAGATGATCTGAATCCACTGTGTGAACGCATGTGACCATTTAATGCTGGCAGGCTCCTGAAGTCACGCTTACACACCATACACAGCAGCCTGTGACACACATATTGGAATCATTgacattaaaatgtataaataaagatttaaaactATAAACATGCTTATTATTGATAGGGATTGGGGTTACCTGGTGTCAAGACTCTCAGCGGTATGCTCTTTTTGCATCTAAAAattaacagaagaaaaataaaacaacagaataaAGGTATGgtgacattattatttatttcttgattgtttctacttttaaacacctacttttttaaaattaactttatatttttttatatagttGGTGTCTGTTACTTGACTGTTTTACCCATATTAGTTACAGAGATTTATTTACCTACTGTCTTCAGCAAATTGATATTTACTGTACATACTTCCATATTTACTATAATCtttaatataaattaaattagTATAACAACATACCCAGTTCCAGTCTGCATGACTATCATCTCCTCCTTTCCCTCCTTTCCCTCCTCCACACTCCTCTGTCCAGTTCAGCCCAGTAGAGAGGCTCATAGACTGGGCAGCATTCCTGACATGCTGGCCCCGTCTTGGTGTGGACAAGCTGGTCTCAGACGTGCCAGCAGTGTGAAGTAGGCCTGTCAGGTTCTGCATCTGCTCTGTTTGGCTTGAGAGGAGGCGCTGGTGGTACTGACTTGGATCAGAGGTCTGATCACTGTTTATCTGGGTGTGAAAACCTGTTCTCTCCGTCCTGGGGTGCATTTGAGGACTGGGGCTGGAGACTGCTGGGGTTTGGGGGTAATGAGGACTTGGACCAGGAGTTGTGGGGCTACAGAAAGGCTGCGGAGCATTCAGGTAGCCATCCTGGAAAAACTGGGTGCTGGAGAAGTCTTCAGCCGGGTTGAGCTCTGTGGCACTCCACCCTCCCACAGAGAGCCTGTGGGGAGATGGATCAGCTTGATGGGCTCCTGCAGATATGGAGTCCAATGCGGCACACTGAAGTTGGGAAACGGTTGGCTCCAGGTGCCTCCAGCTGTCCTCACCTGGATTAGACGTGTCACTATGTGTGCACACACCACTGAAAAGAAGCGTTTGAGCATCGTAAGATCTATGTGTGTTCTCCAAGGAATCTTCATGTTGAGGTAAACCAGAACTGAACTGGTTCTGGTTCTGAAAATCCAGATGAGCTGAGGTTTGGTTCTGTTTTAGATCAGAAATAGAGAGAGGTTATTGATCAATCTGTGTTCAGGATGAGAGAAAATAGttccgtttttgttttcttacctggtaGGAGAAACTGTTGCCATTAAGAAGGCAGGAAAGTTCAGAGTTGGATTCGCATTTGGCCCAGTTTGAATGATCCAAGTCTGGATCGGGATTCTGGCAGAAgaagttgtgctgagatgaggAGAAGAGGTGAGGGGAGGATATCTGTGGCTGCAGTTCAGGATAAAGGGCGTGCTGAGTTGGGGAGAGGAGGTGAGGGGAGGTTATCAGTGGCTGTTGTTCAGGATGAGGGGATGTCACCTGAGCATGGGGTATAAGGTGGGGAGAGGTGACAGGAGGATAAGCAAACTGAGGGGAGGTCAGctggggaggagggaggtgaGGGGATGGAGTCTGAGGGGAGTTTATCTGAGGCTGATGGAAGAAAGGGGAAGAGGATCCCTGCTGCTGGGGGAAGAGGTGAGGGGACGTAACCTGAAGATGAGGAAATCAATAAATGAGTAAATTGATGAGTAGAAGTTAGTAAGATGatttttttaacagtaataattattatctaaataaggaaagaaaaaataaaaatgatgaccTTGGCGTGTGGAGGATTTCCATGGTTCCTGAATGAGTGGGGGGAGGAGAGGGAAGGTGGGGTCTGGGAGGGGTGGTAGGTGATAGGAGGGGTAGATGATGAAGAATATGTCCAACAGTCAGACATGATGTCATGCGCATGCACACTTGTTTGacctgaatgtgtgtgtgtttctgtgcatgaTTGTGGTCAGTAGATGGTGCTTTATCTGGATGGCATCTTCATGAGAATCTGCAGTGATGCAATTGAAGCCTGGTTAGTGACACTCTGGGTTCTGTGCAGAGAATGAATGCAGATGTGTTCTTAGAAAAGATAAGGAAGAGGAAAATTTGCTTACTGTTTTGTGGAAAATCTCAA
The window above is part of the Maylandia zebra isolate NMK-2024a linkage group LG23, Mzebra_GT3a, whole genome shotgun sequence genome. Proteins encoded here:
- the LOC101484636 gene encoding uncharacterized protein LOC101484636 is translated as MSDCWTYSSSSTPPITYHPSQTPPSLSSPHSFRNHGNPPHAKVTSPHLFPQQQGSSSPFFHQPQINSPQTPSPHLPPPQLTSPQFAYPPVTSPHLIPHAQVTSPHPEQQPLITSPHLLSPTQHALYPELQPQISSPHLFSSSQHNFFCQNPDPDLDHSNWAKCESNSELSCLLNGNSFSYQNQTSAHLDFQNQNQFSSGLPQHEDSLENTHRSYDAQTLLFSGVCTHSDTSNPGEDSWRHLEPTVSQLQCAALDSISAGAHQADPSPHRLSVGGWSATELNPAEDFSSTQFFQDGYLNAPQPFCSPTTPGPSPHYPQTPAVSSPSPQMHPRTERTGFHTQINSDQTSDPSQYHQRLLSSQTEQMQNLTGLLHTAGTSETSLSTPRRGQHVRNAAQSMSLSTGLNWTEECGGGKGGKGGDDSHADWNWMQKEHTAESLDTRLLCMVCKRDFRSLPALNGHMRSHSGFRSSTCLKKDSAPSVQRPFTMVLPVSVPVKSRSVSKASRGGQTRSSRLPPATGSTALFRSLMRPQDEEDAAKGIKDGEKRVASAPNKGTRHYTPPPMLCPQRAGPGLYCSLTTRRQQRVQTVQLHNGARDLGAKETAFLPPGTLTSGIVKPQINLGRGFQAEIPPLQDQKYAHSDSHNALLQWTPWDDLERPVNQHRVETLLMMARSSVVPGGGASAEYTLQVLSECKGDFLLTVEKLLSTPEPNNHRHHTGVSWSAAEKRSLVKSLQLHQKDFSSIQKTVQTKSLSECVEFYYLWKKKLSLSTKTSTSLTVSLPNTNGQRSSRSQAAS